A single genomic interval of Candidatus Binatia bacterium harbors:
- the mraY gene encoding phospho-N-acetylmuramoyl-pentapeptide-transferase has protein sequence MIYDLLYPMAATHGFLNVLRYITLRGMLAAFIALGISLVVGPSFIRRMRDGQFRQPVSQYAPETHAVKKGTPTMGGLLIVSALLIASLMMADLHNIYVITTLGVVLGYAAVGFMDDYAKVTQGRNAGISAREKLLWQFMIAAIAMALLCMRPDYDTRLSVPFFKELRPDLGWFYVPFGALVVVGASNAVNLTDGLDGLAIGPVMTTSVTLGILSYCAGNVRIADYLLISSVPGVGELSIICAATAMAGLGFLWFNAHPAQMFMGDVGSLPLGAVLGMVAVASKNELVLLLAGGVFVVEALSVIIQLGSIKLRGKRVFLMAPIHHHFEKAGWPETQVVVRCWIISLLCAIMSLATLKLR, from the coding sequence ATGATCTACGATCTGCTCTACCCGATGGCGGCAACGCACGGGTTCCTCAACGTTCTTCGCTACATCACGCTGCGCGGAATGCTCGCGGCGTTCATCGCGCTCGGCATTTCGCTCGTCGTCGGGCCGTCGTTCATCCGCCGGATGCGGGACGGCCAGTTCCGGCAGCCGGTCAGCCAGTACGCGCCCGAGACGCACGCGGTCAAGAAAGGCACGCCGACGATGGGTGGCCTGCTCATCGTCTCGGCGCTGCTGATCGCGTCGCTGATGATGGCCGACCTGCACAACATCTACGTCATCACCACGCTCGGCGTCGTGCTCGGCTACGCGGCCGTCGGCTTCATGGACGACTACGCGAAGGTGACGCAGGGCCGCAACGCCGGCATTTCTGCGCGCGAAAAGCTCCTGTGGCAGTTCATGATCGCGGCAATCGCGATGGCGCTCCTTTGCATGCGGCCCGATTACGACACGCGTCTGTCGGTGCCGTTCTTCAAGGAACTGCGGCCCGACCTCGGATGGTTCTACGTTCCGTTCGGCGCGCTGGTCGTCGTCGGCGCATCCAACGCCGTCAATCTCACCGACGGGCTCGACGGTCTTGCGATCGGTCCCGTGATGACGACGTCGGTCACTCTCGGCATCCTTTCGTATTGCGCCGGCAACGTGCGCATCGCCGACTACCTGCTGATCAGCTCGGTGCCCGGCGTCGGCGAGCTGTCGATCATCTGCGCCGCCACGGCGATGGCCGGCCTCGGCTTCCTGTGGTTCAACGCGCACCCGGCGCAGATGTTCATGGGCGACGTCGGCTCGCTGCCGCTCGGCGCCGTGCTCGGTATGGTTGCCGTGGCCTCGAAGAACGAGCTGGTGCTCCTGCTGGCCGGCGGGGTCTTCGTCGTCGAGGCGCTGTCGGTGATCATCCAGCTCGGCTCGATCAAGCTGCGCGGCAAGCGCGTGTTCCTGATGGCGCCGATCCACCACCACTTCGAAAAAGCGGGCTGGCCCGAAACGCAGGTCGTCGTGCGCTGCTGGATCATCTCCCTGCTGTGCGCGATCATGAGCCTGGCCACGCTCAAGCTGCGCTGA
- the murF gene encoding UDP-N-acetylmuramoyl-tripeptide--D-alanyl-D-alanine ligase: protein MASREARRETSRDASRESSSEDGGAGGAGEEAVTTNNDCRDLSRPATIGEAAGAMRARLDGPAAAPVARISTDSRTIGRGDLFFALRGPTFDAHDFLTDVAAAGACGVVCESGRGERARSVAREGQGPVAILEVPDTLRALGDLAAWQRRGFGGPLVAITGSNGKTTTKEMLRAIFVARFGEPAVLATRGNLNNLIGVPLTLFGLGPGHEAAVVEMGMNVPGEIARLAEIARPTVGLVTCVAEAHLEGLGSIEGVARAKGELFEGLPPGAVAVVNSDDPHVVRESARVAGKRILFGSAGEVRASSIRCDRIDAASFVLEHAGARAPVELPLGGRHNVQNALGAAAAALAAGVTLEDAAAGLSRMTPPPMRMAAERLSNGVTLINDAYNANPGSLGAALATVGGLSARSILVIGDMLELGPRSAELHRRVGAQAAAIRPALVCAYGRHAADVGAGATNAGMDSAHVHVCARHEEAAAAVARAWLPGDAVLVKGSRGSTMERVVEMLRLRAGGDAAATSQSLEAREEAHAAAARRG from the coding sequence TTGGCGTCGCGCGAAGCACGGCGGGAGACGTCGCGCGACGCATCGCGCGAGTCGTCGAGCGAAGATGGAGGGGCCGGTGGCGCGGGCGAGGAAGCGGTGACGACGAACAACGACTGTCGCGACCTGTCGCGGCCTGCGACCATCGGCGAAGCAGCCGGTGCGATGCGGGCACGCCTGGACGGTCCCGCTGCGGCGCCTGTCGCGCGCATCTCGACGGACAGCCGCACCATCGGCCGCGGCGACCTGTTCTTTGCGCTGCGCGGCCCCACGTTCGATGCGCACGATTTCCTGACCGACGTTGCTGCCGCCGGCGCTTGCGGCGTCGTCTGCGAGAGCGGCCGGGGCGAGCGTGCCAGGTCGGTTGCGCGCGAAGGCCAGGGACCGGTCGCGATCCTGGAAGTACCCGACACGCTACGCGCGCTCGGCGACCTCGCAGCCTGGCAGCGTCGCGGATTTGGCGGACCGCTGGTCGCGATCACCGGCTCCAACGGCAAGACGACGACCAAGGAGATGCTGCGTGCGATCTTCGTCGCTCGTTTCGGTGAGCCGGCAGTGCTCGCGACGCGCGGCAACCTGAACAACCTGATCGGCGTGCCGCTGACGCTGTTCGGCCTCGGGCCCGGCCACGAGGCTGCCGTCGTCGAGATGGGCATGAACGTGCCCGGTGAGATTGCCAGGCTCGCCGAGATTGCCCGGCCCACCGTCGGCCTAGTCACCTGCGTCGCCGAGGCCCACCTCGAAGGGCTCGGATCGATCGAAGGAGTGGCGCGCGCCAAGGGCGAGCTGTTCGAGGGGCTGCCGCCCGGTGCCGTCGCCGTCGTCAACTCGGACGATCCCCACGTCGTTCGCGAGTCGGCGCGCGTTGCCGGAAAGCGCATTCTTTTCGGCAGCGCCGGTGAAGTGCGCGCGTCGTCGATTCGCTGCGACCGCATCGATGCGGCCTCGTTCGTGCTGGAACATGCGGGCGCGCGCGCACCGGTCGAGCTGCCTCTCGGCGGCCGCCACAACGTGCAGAACGCGCTCGGGGCCGCTGCGGCGGCACTGGCGGCCGGCGTGACGCTCGAGGATGCCGCTGCCGGCCTTTCCCGCATGACCCCGCCGCCGATGCGCATGGCCGCCGAACGCCTTTCCAACGGCGTTACGCTGATCAACGACGCGTACAACGCCAATCCCGGCTCCCTCGGCGCGGCGCTGGCGACGGTCGGTGGTCTTTCGGCGCGCTCGATCCTCGTCATCGGCGACATGCTCGAGCTCGGGCCGCGATCGGCCGAGCTGCACCGGCGTGTCGGTGCCCAGGCTGCGGCGATCCGTCCGGCGCTCGTTTGCGCGTACGGGCGTCACGCGGCCGACGTCGGCGCCGGCGCGACGAACGCCGGCATGGACTCCGCCCACGTTCACGTGTGCGCTCGTCACGAGGAAGCGGCCGCCGCGGTTGCCAGGGCGTGGCTCCCGGGAGATGCCGTGCTCGTCAAGGGCTCGCGCGGGTCGACGATGGAAAGAGTCGTCGAGATGTTGCGGCTGCGCGCCGGCGGCGACGCCGCGGCGACGTCGCAAAGCCTCGAAGCCCGTGAGGAGGCCCACGCGGCGGCGGCAAGACGGGGATGA